In Molothrus ater isolate BHLD 08-10-18 breed brown headed cowbird chromosome 14, BPBGC_Mater_1.1, whole genome shotgun sequence, the genomic stretch gcagctcctgccctcagcGAGGGAGCCAAActgcttctttctttgttttgtctctgtaaatatttttgtgttggGGCCAGGTGGGGGGTAAgaatttttcctctgaaattccTGGAGTGAATGGAGGTGATTTTCCAGGTGGgtgttcccagctccctccctcctgctgagctgtgaaCGCTGGGTACGGTTTCACCTGTAATCTTGAGAGAGCTTTGTCTCTGCactggagctctgctcctgcctcttcccaTGGAGCCTGAAGGAACttttccagctgccctgggggagcCATGGAGTTAGAAGGCCCTGGCTGAAGTCTTaaaccagcagctctgaacTGCTCAGGCTTTCTGGCCCCTTTGGCCGCTGGACTGTGTTTATTCAATGAACTTAGAAACTTGACCTATGTGAATAATGTAGGAATTTTAACTCTGGTTTGTGATTTTAATAAAGGAGTTACTAAAGAAACCTGACTCGGAGTTGGGATTATTGTGTACAAcacccctcagcctcccctgtgctctctgcttAACTTTGGTCTTAAAACCAGTCCAGGAGTTGCTGTCACTGGCACCTGCTCAGGTCTTTCTGTCCAGACACCCCAAACAagttcctgctgcttttccttgccCTCAGCCCTAAGTTGTGAGTCTCAGCAGGAAGAGAAGGTGATAAATGTAAATtttgttaaatttattttttctcttttgccaaTGGGCATGacccagcccttccctgagagctgcacagggctgtgggattTGGGCAGCAGTTCCCTGACCTGAGACTCCTCTTTGTTTACCTGTTGGATGAGGCTCTGCCAACTTAGAGACTCCCAGGATggttgggctggaaggggccttaaGGATCATCCATTTCCACCATCCCAGActgctccaggctctgtccaagctggccttggacactttcaggaATGGGGCAGACCCAGCTTCTCTTGACATCCTCTGCCAGGGCTTTACtactctcacagggaagaattccatCCCAAACTCCCTCTCACTGTCCCTGCTTTCCAAGTCTATGAAGGCCCTGAGagctgtaaaatatttccaagtgATTTAAATGAACTTGGAAGTTCTGAGGGCTTAGGCCCTAATAGAAGATTGTCCCAGTAATATTATGTAAAAAtagataatatataattatataataatatacaaCAGTGTAtgctatattatatatagtaatattatatataatagaaAATACATATGTTTTACATCATATGGCATAGGATTATGTTGTTTATTTTCGAATGTGTACCTAATtcataaaatacaatttatatATGAAGTGTTTGTATGCATAATTAACTACTGTGTATTCTCTCTACACActatattctatatattttatgtatgtgTGCACACATACATATGCACATTAATACATAAATATCTATGTAAGTGTATAGacaaatgtatatatattaaaaagtgGGAGAGTTTTGAGTGTAGAAGGCAATtacatgtatgtgtatatgATAAATATATAACACATATATATGaaacacacatatataaaaccaatctatttatatatatgtgtttatatataaattatatataaaaatacatttaaaaatagaaaatgtatgGAAAaccctctgcctcctcccccagctgtgTGCACAAGACACCAAGGCCAGGTTACAAACACTCAGCACTTTATTTCCACACTCCCAAGGCCCAAACGGGGCCTTTctgcccattcccagcccctggagtCCGTGTGAATCCCATAAAAGGGCTTCATGAATCCCACAGGAAAAGCTCCCCTGAATCCCATGGGACAGGATCCCTGAATCCCTTGGGAAGGGCTCCATGAATCCCACAGGAAAAGCTCCCCTGAATCCCATGGAAGGGCTCCCTGGATGCCATGGAAGGGCTGAGGGCCCTCACAAGGCGTCGTAGTCGTCGTCGTCCTCGTGCTTCCTCTTGAGCGGGTTGGGGtcggcggcgccgggcgggaCCATGTTGGTGGTGATCAGGATGTTCTTGGGGCCGATCAGGGATGGGTTGATGAGGACGTTCTGCACCGTGGGAGTGGTGGGAGTGGCTGTGGGAATCATGGAAAAGCGTCACTGAAAGCTTGGAGCAATCCCTGGGTTAATTCCAGGCTCATCCCAAGAGGGAGGATGGGGAAAtgctgtggggagagggaaaCAGGAGCCAGGGTGGGAGGGAGCTGCCCAGGATGGTGATGTTCTGGCTGCCACTGCTGCgctgggaatgggaattaaCACTGGAAGTTCCTGGAATGAGGGATAGGGGGAGAATTTCCCATCAGcttggccagagcagctgtggctgccccatccctggaagtgttccaggccagctTCGAGCAGCATGGAAGCTGTCTCTGTCCATagcaggggctgggactggatgagcttctCCCTCGCAGCCCaagcaggctgtggctgtgtggtTATCCCTGTTCCAGCCCCAGGAGTACCTGATTTCCCAGCAGGCTGTGAGGACGGGATCTGGACAGTGAAGCGCTGCCCTGCCAGCGACACCGGCGCTCCCACCTTGGCTGACACCGACACGGTCTGGGCTGAGGGGGTACCTGGGTTCCACACAAACCaccaaaataaatcagaataaatCCAGAAACACTCCTGCAACTCCCTCCCAAGTGGAATCTGTTATTAGGCACAGTGGGAATGCACAGGAACACAAGGACACCAGGCATAAGGATCAGATTTCGAGGCAGAGCTGCACATTTGATCATTTTCCTACATTCACCCCAGCCCTAAAGAATTCCAGACTATAAACATACACTAATTTTTAGGGCATAGCTGTAAATTTTaagttccttttaaaaattgatcTTTCCCCAGTGCTATGTAATTCAGCATCATACTGACATTGAGGAAAATAACCCTAAATTTTAGTGAAGTTCTTGAATAGTCCCTTAAATAAAGAATTTATCACAAATACAGAACATCTGTAatgcatttacatttaaatgttattgtaataataaatattaatttatgaaATTAACTTTCTGATGATGTCACAGTCCCTGACATTCCCTCAGGGGctgaaaagtgttttaaattattcctctttatttttccttcctaaaatgAAGGTGGGAATCCCCTGTGGAGCTGTTCCCTACCCAAAGTGGGAGTACTGGGCCTGCTGCTCACGGCGCCCACGCTCAGGCGAGGGACTGTGATCCTGCCTGCTGTGGAGGAGACCTGTGGAGAGAGAATCAGGGAATGAGGGAATAAACAGGAAAGTCCCCCCACAGTGAGGCATTCAGGGCTTCacagcaaaggaaatattttccctctAAAGTAGAAACAACTGAGGTGGAAGTAACAAATACTCTTTAATATCTACACCAAAGCCTGACGTGTGCTTCTGACAACCTGACATTAAACCTGACAGTTCCTCCTGGACatgaggaggaatttcttcaggGAAAGGGTGGGCAGGctttggaaggggctgcccagggagctgctggagtccccatccctggaggtgcccagggaatgactggatgtggcactcagtgctctggcacaggctggatttgatgatcctgGAGAGCTTTACCAGCCTCtatgattctgggattctgcagTATTTCTTTCACACTACGATATTCCAATACCTGAAATGTtcccatattttaaaatttcccacATTTCCAAATTTCCATTTTAAGCCAACCAACAACAAATGGCAAACCCAGCCCGGAGACCTCCGAGCTGACACGCACAGGCCAATATTCACCCCCACCTTTCAGAGCTGTGGAAAACTGCAATTTAACACCACTCCCACCCCCCCAGGGGTGCATCCCCAATCCCTGAGCCATCCTTACCTTCTTCTGCAGGGATTTCAGGCGGTAGTTGGGGGCAGTCAGGCAGTACCTGTCGGGCGGCAGCCGCGGGCCCGAGTACGGCTTGATCAGCGGCAGCGGTGTCTGGTTCTTCTGGCGGGCAATgtccagcaggaactgcagagaCACGGCCACAGCCCCGGGTCTGGGCACATCCCCGTGTCCTGGTGATATCCCTGTGCCCTACTGACATGCCAGTGCCCCACTGACATCCCCATGTCCCACTGACATGCCAGTGTCTGGtcacatccctgtgtccctgcctcaTCCCCATGTCCCACTGACATCCCTGTGTCTGGGCACATTCCTGT encodes the following:
- the TAF9B gene encoding transcription initiation factor TFIID subunit 9B translates to MEAAKMASPKSAPKDAQVMAQILKDMGITEYEPRVINQMLEFAYRYVTTILEDAKIYSSHAKKSSVDADDVRLAIQCRTDQSFTSPPPRDFLLDIARQKNQTPLPLIKPYSGPRLPPDRYCLTAPNYRLKSLQKKVSSTAGRITVPRLSVGAVSSRPSTPTLGTPSAQTVSVSAKVGAPVSLAGQRFTVQIPSSQPAGKSATPTTPTVQNVLINPSLIGPKNILITTNMVPPGAADPNPLKRKHEDDDDYDAL